The following are encoded together in the Arcticibacterium luteifluviistationis genome:
- a CDS encoding cupin domain-containing protein, which yields MLLTSFQEDLIFGDKIKTKVILETSFSKEIRILLKAGQVMKQHQTKFPIVVHLLKGEIDFGVENTVHRIKEGDVLTLDANVPHDLSAIEDSVVRLTLSKSDDVARVEKVIEDSDQ from the coding sequence ATGCTACTAACGTCATTCCAAGAAGACTTGATTTTCGGAGATAAAATCAAAACCAAAGTAATTTTAGAAACGTCTTTCTCAAAAGAAATACGTATACTTTTGAAAGCTGGACAGGTGATGAAACAGCATCAAACTAAATTTCCTATTGTGGTTCATTTACTCAAAGGTGAAATAGATTTTGGCGTAGAAAATACAGTGCACAGAATAAAAGAAGGTGATGTTTTAACTTTAGATGCCAATGTCCCTCACGATTTAAGTGCTATTGAAGATAGTGTGGTACGTCTTACGCTGTCAAAATCTGATGATGTGGCTAGGG